TCGATCGGAACACTCGTCGTCCGGCCGGTCGACGGTGCCGCGGCACGGGGCGTCGCGGAATACCTCTGGTACATCGATCACCCCTACGCGTGGCCGAACCGGAAAGTGCTCACGTCCTTCAGTCACGCCTCGGGTGGGAGTGTCCTGCACACGATCTACTCCGTGTAGAGCACGACCGGAATGGGTCTGCTCGGTCCTTATCCGGTGATTGAGTTGCTCCGGGACGACTATCGGATCGACACCTCGACCGGCGCGATCGCGAGTGGCGGAGGAATGGTGCGAGCGATCGACGGATAGGGCGTGGCGCCGGCTCCCTGCCACGCCCATCTCGCCGCCACGCTGCTCTCAAGCCCCGGGCGATCCGGGCCGATCGCTCCGTGGGGCCCGCCCTCCGAGAAGCGTCGTTTCGCCCCTATTTCACGACCGCGGCTCTTGCCGTGCGAGCGCTGGCGCCCTGGGTGAGGCGGATGAGATAGACGCCCGACGGCAGCGCATGATCCCGTGCCAGGTCTACGACGTGTGGCCCCGCCCCCAGGCTCCCCACCTCGCGCGACAGCAGGCGCCGTCCCGCCACGTCCATCACCTCCAGCGTCGCGTGCTCGGCGCTCGGCAGCGTGAAGTAGATTGACAGGCTGCGGCCTGCGGAAGGATTGGGGTGCACTCCCCCGAGCGCGAACGCGGGCGCTCCCCCGCCCTCGACGCTCAGCGTCACCGGCAGCTGCAGGAGCGTGTAGGGGCCGACGTTTCCGTGCAGGTCCTCCGCCGCCAGCTTGTAGTACTGGAGCGGGGAGTGATCCACGTAGCCCGTGTCCGGCTGAGCGATCACCAGATTGCCGGGCCCGGGAATGAAGCCGGGCGTCGAGCCGCGATATACGAGGTAGTCCGCGAAGTCCGGAGCGCTGCTTGTCCCCCAGTGTAGCGACACCGTGCCGGCCGAGTACGTGCCGGTAAACGGCGTGACGGCGGACGGCGGGAGATTGTCCACCGAATAACCGCTGTCGGGAGCCGAGTCCCAATACAAGCCGTCCGAGGTCTCCTCCGCTTCCACCATGAAAAGCGTTTTGGGGTTGGAGCCGGCCACCGAATCGGTTCCGGTTGCGGCGACATAGCTGTATCCGGGAAAGCCGCGCGACACCTGGCTCGCGAGATACTCCCAATAGAGCGTCTGGGTGCTCGTCTGCGTTGCGCGCAGTTCTCCCGCGCGCGGAGCGGCGTGCGCGGGATCCGCAAGCCGGCGCGTGCCGTTTCCAAGCCACCGCGCGGCGAGCACGCCGGGGACCTGCCGCCAGATCCAGTACTGCGTGATGGGGTCGCCGGGCGTGCGATCGAGCGGGCTCGAGTCCCAGTGCAGCTCCACTTCGCCGCCCTGATCGCCCGGGACGTCGAGAGCGCTCGCGATGTGCGGTCCGAGCGATGTCGGCATGCTCACCTGACCGAGCGCCGGGGAGTACTTGCCATCGCCGCTGTATGTCGCGTTGATCGTGTGACCGGCGAGTTGCGGATTGAAGCTCGACAACGACGCGACCGAACTCCCATTCAGCGCGGAGGTGCCGAGATAGGTATCGCCATCGAAGAAGCTCACCGTGCCGGTCGGAGTGCCGGAGCCCGGAGGAGGCGCCGACACGCTCGCGGTGTATGCGAACGAGGTGTTCGGCACCGGTAGCGCGGGGCTGGCGGCCAGCGCCAGCCGCGTCAGAGTCAATCCCAGCACGACGGACGCCGTGTTCGCGCTGCTGTTCGCCGTCGCCAGATCGGGCCTGCCGTCGCCGTTCACATCTCCAACCGCCACCGAGTACGGAGCGGTTCCGGTCCCGACGTCGGTCTTCGCTCCGAACGAGCCCGCGCCATTGCCCAGCAGCACCGACGCCGTGTTGGCGCCTTCGTTGGCCACCACCAGGTCGAGCTTACCGTCGCCGTTCACGTCCGCGATGGCCACCGAAATCGGGCCCGTTCCAGTCGCGAAGTCGGTCCTGGCACCGAACGAGCCCGTGCCGGTGCCGGGCAGCATCGACACCGTGTTCGAGCTGAAGTTCGCCGTCACCAGATCCGGCTTGCCGTCGCCGTTCAAGTCGGCGATCGCCACGGAGTAGGGAGCCGTTCCCGTCGCGAAATCGGTCTTGGCTCCGAACGAGCCGGCGCCATTGCCCAGCAGCACCGACACGGTGTTCGCGACCTCGTTGGCCGACACCAGGTCGGGCTTGCCGTCGCCGTTCAGGTCCCCGATCGCCACCGAGTAGGGAGCAGCTCCGGTCGCGAAGTCGGTCTTGGCTCCGAACGAGCCCGCCCCATTACCCAGCAGCACCGACACCGTGCTGGCCAGGTAGTTCGCCACCGCGAGATCCGGCTTGCCGTCGCCGTTCACGTCCCCGATCGCCACGGCGTAGGGATCCGATCCGGTCGGGAAGTCGGTCTTCGCGCCGAATCCACCGGTTCCATTGCCCAGCAGCACCGACACGGTGCTGGCAATGAAGTTCGGCGTCACCAGATCGGGCTTGCCGTCCCCGTTCAGGTCGCCGATCGCCACCGAGTTGGGACCCGTTCCGGTCGCGAAATCGGTCTTGACTCCGAACGAGCCCGCGCCATTGCCCAGCAAGACCGACACCGTGCTCGCGCTCCCATTCGCCGCCACCAGGTCGGGTTTGCCGTCGCCGTTCAGGTCCCCGATTGCCACCGAGAGCGGATTGTTTCCGATCGCGAAGTCGGTCTTGGCGCCGAACGAGCTCGTGCCGTTGCCCAGCAGCACCGATACCGTGTTGGTGCCGTTGTTGGCGGTCACGAGATCCGGCCGGCCGTCGCCGTTCACGTCTGCGATCGCCACCGAGTATGGAGTGGCTCCGGTCGGGAAATCGGTCTTGGATCCGAATCCCCCCGCGCCATTGCCCAGCAACACCGACACGGTGTTGGCGGTGTAGTTCGCCACCACCAGATCCGGCTTGCCGTCGCCGTTCACGTCCTCGATCGCCGCCGAGATCGCGTTGGTTCCGGTCGCGTAGTCGGTCTTGGCCCCAAATCCTCCGGTGCCGCTGCCCAGCAGCACCGACACCGTGCTGGAGTTGAAGTTCGCCACCACCAGATCGGGCTTGCCGTCGCCGTTCACGTCCCCGATCGCCACCGAGTAGGGAACGGTACCGGTCGTGAAATCGGTCTTGGCGCCGAACGAGCCCGCGCCATTGCCCAGCAGCACCGACAGGGTGTTCGCGCTCGAGTTCGCCGCCACCAGGTCGGGCTTTCCATCGCCGTTCAGGTCTCCGATCGCGACCGAGTAGGGAGCCCCTCCGATTGCGAAGTCAGTCCTGCCTCCGAA
This genomic window from Candidatus Sulfotelmatobacter sp. contains:
- a CDS encoding FG-GAP-like repeat-containing protein encodes the protein PDLIVANSGANTVSVLLGNGLGGFGAKTDFATGLNPLSVAIGDVNGDGKPDLVTADYVANTVSVLLGNGAGSFGPRTDFATGPNPTSVAIGDVNGDGGPDLVTGNLGANTVSVLLGDGAGGFGGRTDFAIGGAPYSVAIGDLNGDGKPDLVAANSSANTLSVLLGNGAGSFGAKTDFTTGTVPYSVAIGDVNGDGKPDLVVANFNSSTVSVLLGSGTGGFGAKTDYATGTNAISAAIEDVNGDGKPDLVVANYTANTVSVLLGNGAGGFGSKTDFPTGATPYSVAIADVNGDGRPDLVTANNGTNTVSVLLGNGTSSFGAKTDFAIGNNPLSVAIGDLNGDGKPDLVAANGSASTVSVLLGNGAGSFGVKTDFATGTGPNSVAIGDLNGDGKPDLVTPNFIASTVSVLLGNGTGGFGAKTDFPTGSDPYAVAIGDVNGDGKPDLAVANYLASTVSVLLGNGAGSFGAKTDFATGAAPYSVAIGDLNGDGKPDLVSANEVANTVSVLLGNGAGSFGAKTDFATGTAPYSVAIADLNGDGKPDLVTANFSSNTVSMLPGTGTGSFGARTDFATGTGPISVAIADVNGDGKLDLVVANEGANTASVLLGNGAGSFGAKTDVGTGTAPYSVAVGDVNGDGRPDLATANSSANTASVVLGLTLTRLALAASPALPVPNTSFAYTASVSAPPPGSGTPTGTVSFFDGDTYLGTSALNGSSVASLSSFNPQLAGHTINATYSGDGKYSPALGQVSMPTSLGPHIASALDVPGDQGGEVELHWDSSPLDRTPGDPITQYWIWRQVPGVLAARWLGNGTRRLADPAHAAPRAGELRATQTSTQTLYWEYLASQVSRGFPGYSYVAATGTDSVAGSNPKTLFMVEAEETSDGLYWDSAPDSGYSVDNLPPSAVTPFTGTYSAGTVSLHWGTSSAPDFADYLVYRGSTPGFIPGPGNLVIAQPDTGYVDHSPLQYYKLAAEDLHGNVGPYTLLQLPVTLSVEGGGAPAFALGGVHPNPSAGRSLSIYFTLPSAEHATLEVMDVAGRRLLSREVGSLGAGPHVVDLARDHALPSGVYLIRLTQGASARTARAAVVK